The following proteins are co-located in the Mycolicibacterium goodii genome:
- the glp gene encoding gephyrin-like molybdotransferase Glp, whose amino-acid sequence MRTVEEHQKIVAGLIKARAPQPVPIADALGLVLAADVVAPLSLPGFDNSAMDGYAVVAEDIASAAADSPVLLPVAEDIPAGRTDALTLKPGTAHRIMTGAPVPAGATAVIPVEATDGGTDTVTIRAAAKPGQHIRRAGEDVTAGTTVLHAGQTVTPAALGLAAALGLAELTVVPPQRVMVMSTGTELVKPGTPLQPGQIYESNAVMLSAAVRDAGAQVVSSPMSHDDVDAFRAVLIEHARDIDLIITTGGVSAGAYEVVKDALAEQVDFVKVAMQPGMPQGSGVVGSTPIITLPGNPVSALVSFEVFVRAPLRAAMGRPDPGRPKREAVLTESLTSPAGKRQFRRGVLTGETVTSYGPPASHHLRWLASANCLLEIDEDLTEVPAGTSVQVWDLS is encoded by the coding sequence ATGCGTACCGTCGAAGAACACCAGAAGATCGTCGCCGGGCTCATCAAAGCCCGTGCCCCACAGCCAGTTCCGATCGCCGACGCGTTGGGTCTTGTCCTCGCGGCCGACGTCGTCGCGCCGCTGTCACTGCCCGGGTTCGACAACTCGGCGATGGACGGCTACGCCGTGGTCGCCGAGGACATCGCCTCCGCCGCCGCGGACAGCCCGGTGCTGCTGCCCGTCGCCGAGGACATCCCGGCCGGTCGCACCGATGCGCTGACACTGAAACCCGGTACGGCGCACCGCATCATGACCGGTGCACCCGTTCCCGCCGGGGCCACCGCGGTGATCCCGGTCGAGGCGACCGACGGCGGCACCGACACCGTGACCATCCGCGCGGCGGCCAAGCCAGGTCAACACATCCGCCGGGCCGGCGAGGACGTCACCGCAGGCACCACGGTGCTGCACGCCGGCCAGACCGTCACCCCGGCCGCGCTGGGATTGGCCGCAGCACTCGGCCTGGCCGAGTTGACCGTGGTCCCGCCGCAGCGCGTGATGGTGATGTCCACCGGAACCGAACTGGTGAAACCGGGCACGCCGCTGCAGCCCGGCCAGATCTACGAGTCCAACGCCGTGATGCTGTCGGCGGCGGTCCGCGACGCGGGTGCGCAGGTGGTGTCGTCGCCGATGTCGCACGACGACGTCGACGCGTTCCGCGCGGTGCTCATCGAGCACGCGCGCGACATCGACCTGATCATCACCACGGGCGGTGTCAGCGCGGGTGCCTACGAAGTGGTCAAGGACGCTTTGGCCGAGCAGGTCGACTTCGTCAAGGTCGCCATGCAGCCCGGGATGCCGCAGGGTTCGGGTGTCGTCGGCTCGACACCGATCATCACGCTGCCGGGTAACCCGGTGAGTGCCCTGGTGTCGTTCGAGGTGTTCGTCCGCGCGCCGCTGCGCGCCGCGATGGGTCGCCCCGATCCGGGTAGGCCCAAGCGCGAGGCGGTGCTCACCGAGTCGCTCACCTCACCGGCAGGCAAACGTCAGTTCCGCCGTGGGGTGCTCACCGGTGAGACCGTCACCAGCTACGGACCTCCGGCGTCGCATCATCTGCGCTGGCTGGCCTCGGCGAACTGCCTGCTGGAGATCGACGAGGACCTCACCGAGGTACCCGCGGGGACGTCTGTCCAGGTCTGGGACCTGAGCTAG
- a CDS encoding PH domain-containing protein, which yields MDREGVQHPGGAASGLVLLDPAHPPSRKAPLAWALGAAIPWSVLVAGQLGWLLFDRRMLWLHGVVAVVTMVGIVLFVVIAPLWRYRVHRWDISADTATPAVYTRTGWLVQERRIAPISRVQTVDTYRGPLDRLFGLANVTVTTASSAGAVRIVALDADVADRVVALLTDIAAIGEQDAT from the coding sequence ATGGACCGCGAAGGTGTGCAGCACCCGGGTGGCGCGGCATCGGGGTTGGTTCTGCTGGATCCCGCGCATCCGCCGAGCCGCAAGGCTCCGCTGGCGTGGGCGCTCGGCGCGGCGATCCCGTGGTCGGTGCTGGTGGCCGGTCAACTTGGCTGGCTGCTGTTCGACCGCCGGATGCTGTGGCTACACGGGGTGGTCGCCGTCGTCACGATGGTGGGCATCGTGCTGTTCGTGGTGATCGCGCCGCTGTGGCGGTACCGCGTGCACCGGTGGGACATCAGCGCCGACACCGCGACACCTGCCGTGTACACCCGCACGGGGTGGCTCGTGCAGGAGCGGCGCATCGCGCCGATCTCCCGCGTGCAGACGGTGGACACCTACCGCGGTCCGCTGGACCGCCTGTTCGGTCTGGCCAACGTGACCGTGACGACGGCGTCGTCGGCCGGTGCGGTGCGCATCGTCGCGCTCGACGCCGACGTCGCCGATCGGGTGGTGGCACTGCTGACCGATATCGCCGCGATCGGCGAACAGGACGCCACATGA
- a CDS encoding phosphatidylserine decarboxylase, with the protein MARRPDLQSGPERLAALVRSSVPPMHSAGLPFVGASLALALLGRKRRWVRRAGLLSAGANAAFFRHPPRVPPTRPGVVVAPADGLICLIGEATAPAELGLPDTPMQRVSIFLSVLDAHVQRAPIGGEVVAVRHRPGRFHSAELEAASEDNERNSVVIRTPEGVHVIAVQIAGLIARRIVCDAHVGDKLTIGDTYGLIRYGSRLDTYFPADARVLVTHGQRTLAGETVLAELA; encoded by the coding sequence ATGGCCAGACGCCCCGATCTCCAATCCGGCCCAGAACGCCTCGCGGCGCTGGTGCGTTCCAGCGTTCCGCCGATGCATTCGGCGGGCCTGCCCTTCGTCGGCGCGAGCCTGGCGCTCGCCCTGCTCGGCCGCAAGCGGCGTTGGGTGCGGCGCGCGGGGCTGCTCTCCGCAGGCGCCAATGCCGCGTTCTTCCGGCACCCGCCCCGGGTGCCACCGACGCGGCCCGGCGTCGTGGTGGCACCCGCCGACGGGTTGATCTGTCTGATCGGTGAGGCCACCGCGCCTGCCGAGCTGGGCCTGCCGGACACCCCGATGCAGCGGGTCAGCATCTTCCTGTCGGTGCTCGACGCGCACGTGCAGCGCGCACCGATCGGCGGCGAGGTGGTCGCGGTGCGCCACCGCCCGGGCCGGTTCCACTCGGCCGAGCTGGAAGCCGCCAGTGAGGACAACGAGCGCAACAGTGTCGTCATCCGCACGCCCGAGGGCGTGCACGTCATCGCGGTGCAGATCGCCGGTCTGATCGCGCGGCGCATCGTGTGCGACGCGCACGTCGGCGACAAGCTCACGATCGGCGACACCTACGGACTGATCCGCTACGGCTCGCGCCTGGACACCTACTTCCCGGCGGATGCACGGGTGCTCGTCACACACGGTCAGCGCACACTGGCCGGCGAGACGGTGCTGGCGGAGCTCGCATGA
- the pssA gene encoding CDP-diacylglycerol--serine O-phosphatidyltransferase: MIKARIKRPSFTVRMLPSAMTVAAICLGLSAVKMALDDRPTEAMAFLAAAAILDALDGRVARMLKATSKMGEEIDSLADAVNFGVAPAFIVYGTLLSHSRVGWIVVLLYAVCIVLRLARFNALLDVDQPAYEKEYFVGMPAPAGAIGAIGPLAAKMQWPGDWWNSVTAEWVVIVWMIGVSLLVVSRIPMRKIHTFSVSPNMVAPLLVLVAIGVAASVFYGYIVIMVIIVAYVLHIPFAVRTKHWVASHPESWDVKPKQRRAARRAIRRAQPHRRSMARLGLRKPGR, translated from the coding sequence ATGATCAAGGCCCGCATCAAGCGCCCGTCCTTCACGGTGCGGATGTTGCCGAGCGCCATGACGGTGGCGGCCATCTGCCTGGGTCTGAGCGCGGTCAAGATGGCCCTCGACGACCGTCCGACCGAGGCGATGGCGTTCCTGGCGGCCGCGGCGATCCTCGACGCGCTCGACGGCCGGGTGGCCCGCATGCTCAAGGCCACCTCCAAGATGGGCGAGGAGATCGACTCGCTGGCCGACGCCGTGAACTTCGGTGTGGCACCGGCTTTCATCGTGTACGGCACGCTGTTGTCGCATTCGCGGGTGGGCTGGATCGTGGTGCTGCTGTACGCGGTGTGCATCGTGCTGCGGCTCGCGCGGTTCAACGCGCTGCTCGATGTGGACCAGCCCGCCTACGAGAAGGAGTATTTCGTCGGCATGCCCGCCCCCGCCGGCGCCATCGGCGCGATCGGCCCGCTGGCGGCGAAGATGCAGTGGCCCGGCGACTGGTGGAACAGCGTGACCGCCGAGTGGGTGGTGATCGTGTGGATGATCGGCGTCTCGCTGCTGGTGGTCAGCCGAATCCCGATGCGCAAGATCCACACCTTCTCGGTGTCGCCCAACATGGTGGCCCCGCTGCTGGTGCTGGTGGCCATCGGCGTTGCGGCGTCGGTGTTCTACGGCTACATCGTCATCATGGTGATCATCGTGGCCTACGTGCTGCACATCCCGTTCGCGGTCCGCACCAAGCACTGGGTGGCCAGCCATCCGGAGTCATGGGACGTCAAACCGAAGCAACGGCGCGCGGCGCGCCGCGCCATCCGGCGGGCGCAGCCGCACCGGCGTTCGATGGCGCGCCTGGGTCTCCGCAAGCCGGGAAGGTGA
- a CDS encoding PH domain-containing protein, whose translation MTEGGELPGAAPQWQRLSPRMLLVHPVHEVLQQIPLLIGSVVLGSATGNPLWTVAAVVLTILFGLARWFTTFYRIEPTEVQLRTGVLQRKVLSVPRNRIRSVSADARLLHRVMGLTVLRISTGQEAKGDTVFALDAVEAGEVPRLRAILLADATPEEQAPAGRELARWQPAWLRYSPLSFTGLAMILAAFGIVYQAGAGALVRDSRLAQSGLDAAERLGVAVTVVVVVVAVLVASVVLSVLRSLLTYGNLVLTRRDLPGGVPGGIPGGEGVLHLQYGLLRAREHTYDMRRLRGGTLREPLLVRMFGGARLDAVMTGVGGEGEASLLLPPCPAATAQEVLTALIGRRDAVSGPLRTHGPAATRRRWTRALALPVAALPVLIVVGVPGWGWGLWLLVTAAATLLAADRSRALGHRVDGDWLVARAGSVERRRDCVQTDGIIGWTVRQTLLQRRAGVATLVAATAAGQKRYEVIDVPAGQAWAIAATATPWVAGSVWAGVPTGSDLR comes from the coding sequence ATGACCGAGGGAGGCGAGCTCCCCGGCGCCGCGCCGCAGTGGCAGCGGCTGAGCCCGCGCATGCTGCTGGTGCATCCCGTCCACGAAGTGCTGCAGCAGATACCGCTGCTGATCGGTTCGGTGGTGCTGGGTTCGGCGACCGGTAACCCGTTGTGGACGGTGGCCGCGGTCGTGCTGACGATCCTGTTCGGCCTGGCGCGCTGGTTCACCACCTTCTACCGCATCGAGCCGACCGAGGTGCAGCTGCGCACCGGTGTGCTGCAGCGGAAAGTGCTGTCGGTGCCGCGCAACCGGATTCGATCCGTGTCCGCCGACGCGCGCCTGCTGCACCGGGTGATGGGGCTGACCGTGCTGCGCATCAGCACCGGGCAGGAGGCCAAGGGGGACACCGTGTTCGCGCTCGACGCCGTCGAGGCCGGTGAGGTGCCGCGGTTGCGCGCGATTCTGCTGGCCGATGCGACGCCCGAGGAGCAGGCGCCCGCGGGGCGTGAACTGGCCCGGTGGCAGCCGGCGTGGCTGCGCTACAGCCCGCTGAGTTTCACCGGGCTGGCGATGATCCTCGCGGCGTTCGGCATCGTGTACCAGGCCGGGGCGGGTGCGTTGGTGCGTGACTCGCGGCTCGCGCAGTCCGGTCTGGACGCCGCCGAGCGGTTGGGTGTCGCGGTCACCGTCGTGGTCGTGGTGGTTGCGGTGCTCGTGGCGTCGGTGGTGCTGTCGGTGCTGCGCTCGTTGCTGACGTACGGGAACCTGGTGCTGACCCGACGGGACCTTCCCGGCGGTGTGCCTGGCGGTATCCCCGGCGGGGAGGGCGTGCTGCACCTGCAGTACGGCTTGCTGCGTGCGCGGGAACACACCTACGACATGCGTCGGCTGCGTGGCGGCACCCTGCGTGAACCGTTGCTGGTGCGCATGTTCGGCGGCGCCCGTCTCGATGCGGTGATGACCGGCGTCGGCGGCGAGGGGGAGGCGTCGCTGCTGTTGCCGCCGTGCCCGGCCGCGACCGCGCAGGAGGTGCTGACCGCGCTGATCGGCCGTCGGGATGCGGTGTCCGGCCCGCTGCGCACCCACGGCCCCGCAGCCACCCGGCGCCGGTGGACCCGCGCCCTGGCCCTGCCGGTGGCGGCGCTGCCCGTGTTGATCGTCGTCGGCGTCCCGGGCTGGGGGTGGGGGTTGTGGCTGCTGGTCACGGCGGCCGCGACGCTGTTGGCGGCGGACCGCTCCCGCGCGCTCGGCCACCGCGTCGACGGTGACTGGCTGGTGGCGCGGGCCGGCAGCGTCGAACGTAGGCGCGACTGTGTGCAGACCGACGGCATCATCGGCTGGACGGTTCGGCAGACGCTGCTGCAGCGCCGGGCCGGGGTGGCGACACTGGTCGCGGCGACCGCCGCGGGACAGAAGCGTTACGAGGTGATCGACGTACCCGCCGGGCAGGCGTGGGCGATTGCTGCCACGGCGACACCGTGGGTCGCAGGCAGCGTCTGGGCGGGTGTGCCGACGGGGTCCGACTTGCGCTGA
- a CDS encoding SDR family NAD(P)-dependent oxidoreductase, translating into MSADTKWTEADVPDQSGRVAIVTGSNTGLGYETARVLATKGAHVVIAVRNLDKGRDAVDRITASTPKADLKLQQLDVGSLDSVRTAADELNNAYPRIDLLINNAGVMYPPKQTTVDGFELQFGTNYLGAFALTGLLLDHLLPVDGSRVVAVASMAHRIRAKIHFEDLQWERRYNRVEAYGQSKLANLLFAYELQRRLAAAGKPTISVAAHPGLSNTELMRHTPGTGLPGYHQVASLFTNSPLMGALATLRAATDPDVKGGQYYGPDGFRELRGHPKLVNSSTQARDPELQRRLWAVSEELTGVSFPV; encoded by the coding sequence ATGAGCGCCGACACGAAGTGGACCGAGGCCGACGTTCCCGATCAGTCGGGCCGGGTGGCGATCGTCACCGGGTCCAACACCGGACTGGGGTACGAGACCGCGCGGGTGCTGGCCACCAAGGGTGCGCACGTGGTGATCGCGGTGCGCAACCTGGACAAGGGCCGCGACGCCGTCGACCGGATCACCGCCTCGACACCCAAGGCCGATCTGAAACTGCAGCAGCTGGATGTGGGCTCGTTGGACTCCGTGCGCACCGCGGCCGACGAACTCAACAACGCCTACCCGCGCATCGACCTGCTGATCAACAACGCGGGCGTGATGTACCCGCCCAAGCAGACCACCGTCGACGGGTTCGAGCTGCAGTTCGGCACCAACTATCTGGGGGCGTTCGCGTTGACCGGGCTGCTGCTCGACCACCTGCTGCCGGTCGACGGTTCGCGGGTGGTGGCGGTCGCCAGCATGGCGCACCGCATCCGCGCAAAGATCCACTTCGAGGATCTGCAGTGGGAGCGCCGCTACAACCGGGTGGAGGCGTACGGCCAGTCCAAGCTGGCGAATCTGTTGTTCGCCTACGAACTTCAGCGCCGCCTGGCCGCGGCGGGCAAGCCGACCATCTCGGTGGCCGCGCACCCGGGCCTGTCGAACACCGAGCTGATGCGGCACACGCCCGGCACCGGTCTGCCCGGCTACCACCAGGTCGCGAGCCTGTTCACGAACAGCCCGCTGATGGGGGCGCTGGCCACGCTGCGTGCGGCCACCGATCCGGATGTGAAGGGTGGCCAGTACTACGGCCCGGACGGGTTCCGCGAGTTGCGTGGCCACCCGAAGCTCGTGAATTCCAGTACCCAGGCGCGTGACCCGGAGTTGCAGCGCCGATTGTGGGCCGTCTCCGAAGAGCTGACCGGCGTCAGCTTCCCGGTGTGA